From the genome of Triticum aestivum cultivar Chinese Spring chromosome 3B, IWGSC CS RefSeq v2.1, whole genome shotgun sequence, one region includes:
- the LOC123066646 gene encoding germin-like protein 1-3, with amino-acid sequence MAPKQLPAVLLAACALLALAAPLLAGDPDMLQDFCVADYKSLDGPLRMNGFPCKRPENVTADDFFSTALALPGNTGNPVGSAVTAANVEKLPGLNTLGVSMSRVDYAPWGLNPPHTHPRATEIIYVLEGSLDVGFVTTAGKLFARTVCKGELFVFPRGLVHYQKNNGGVPAMAISAFNSQLPGTQSLAMAMFGSSPPVPTDVLARALQIDGGLVEAIKSKFPPK; translated from the exons ATGGCGCCCAAGCAGCTCCCCGCGGTCCTCCTCGCCGCCTGCGCCCTCCTGGCCCTCGCCGCGCCGTTGCTCGCCGGCGACCCCGACATGCTGCAGGACTTCTGCGTTGCCGACTACAAATCCCTCGACGGCC CATTGCGGATGAACGGGTTCCCGTGTAAGAGGCCGGAGAACGTGACGGCCGACGACTTCTTCTCTACCGCGCTGGCACTCCCGGGCAACACCGGCAACCCGGTCGGCTCCGCGGTGACGGCGGCGAACGTGGAGAAGCTCCCGGGGCTCAACACGCTGGGCGTATCCATGTCCCGCGTGGACTACGCCCCGTGGGGCCTGAACCCGCCGCACACCCACCCGCGCGCCACTGAGATCATCTACGTGCTTGAGGGCTCCCTCGACGTCGGCTTCGTCACCACTGCCGGCAAGCTCTTCGCCCGCACCGTCTGCAAGGGCGAGCTCTTCGTCTTCCCCCGTGGCCTCGTCCACTACCAGAAGAACAACGGCGGCGTGCCGGCCATGGCGATCTCGGCATTCAACAGTCAGCTTCCGGGCACGCAGTCCCTCGCGATGGCGATGTTCGGTTCCTCGCCACCGGTGCCCACGGACGTGCTGGCCAGGGCGCTCCAGATCGACGGCGGCCTGGTGGAGGCCATCAAGTCCAAGTTCCCGCCAAAGTAA